The following are encoded together in the Humulus lupulus chromosome 5, drHumLupu1.1, whole genome shotgun sequence genome:
- the LOC133778957 gene encoding ABC transporter B family member 19-like: MVLRLCEVPEAEKKNEQTLPFYQLFCFADKYDWLLMTTGSIGVVIHGSSMPIFFLLFGEMVNGFGKNQMDLKKMTDEVSKYSLYFVYLGLIVCVSSYAEIACWMYTGERQVGTLRNKYLDAVLKQDVGFFDTDARTGDIVFSVSTDTLLVQDAISEKVGFVYSPIFINYILSLSHMHVVITC, translated from the exons ATGGTCTTACGACTTTGCGAAGTGCCAGAAGCTGAGAAGAAGAATGAGCAAACCCTTCCCTTTTACCAACTTTTCTGTTTTGCAGACAAGTATGATTGGCTTCTCATGACAACTGGCAGTATAGGAGTCGTTATCCATGGCTCCTCCATGCCCATTTTCTTCCTCTTGTTCGGTGAAATGGTCAATGGTTTTGGCAAAAACCAAATGGATTTAAAGAAAATGACTGATGAAGTGTCAAAG TATTCACTATATTTTGTCTACCTAGGCCTCATTGTGTGCGTATCATCCTATGCAG agATTGCATGCTGGATGTACACCGGAGAAAGACAAGTGGGGACTctaagaaataaatatttggacgCTGTGCTGAAACAAGACGTGGGCTTTTTTGATACAGACGCTAGAACAGGGGATATAGTCTTCAGTGTCTCTACAGACACTCTTCTAGTCCAAGACGCCATTAGTGAGAAGGTTGGTTTTGTCTACTCTCCCATATTCATTAATTACATTCTCTCGCTCTCACACATGCATGTAGTTATTACTTGCTAG